A single region of the Roseivivax sp. THAF197b genome encodes:
- the dctP gene encoding TRAP transporter substrate-binding protein DctP, whose protein sequence is MKKLTTRRHALRTLAGAGAATLAAPHIAGAQANGTTWKIQTSWPGGAGLQIFKDWCASIQEKSGGELAFQAFGANDVVGDFQLYDAVKNGVLDAVNPFTIYGQGIIPAATFLTSIPLGLRNPHEFDVFYYGLGGIDIARELYAEQGLMFVGPVHHGPNIIHSKVPIRSIDDFAGRKMRLPGGMVAEIFTEIGAETTVLPGSEIFPALEKGTIDVADYVGPAVNYALGFSQVTDYIVMGPPGFMSLYQPVDIMDITVGMDAWNALSPQMQQFVEMETHVYSDMHHAAIQAADQEAWGKFEADGTEVTRLSQDDVELMTEVAVPIWFDYANRDPNAARVFKIQLDYMMSGSLGYVDPALTDGLSLDI, encoded by the coding sequence ATGAAAAAGCTCACAACGCGGCGCCATGCGCTACGCACACTGGCCGGTGCCGGTGCGGCCACGCTTGCAGCGCCCCATATCGCAGGTGCTCAGGCCAACGGCACCACCTGGAAGATCCAGACGTCCTGGCCGGGCGGCGCAGGCCTTCAGATCTTCAAGGATTGGTGCGCCTCGATCCAGGAAAAGTCGGGCGGCGAGCTGGCCTTCCAGGCCTTCGGTGCAAATGACGTCGTTGGCGACTTCCAGCTTTACGACGCGGTGAAGAACGGCGTTCTGGACGCAGTGAACCCCTTCACCATCTACGGACAGGGCATCATTCCGGCGGCGACGTTCCTGACGTCCATCCCGCTCGGTCTGCGCAACCCGCACGAGTTCGACGTGTTCTATTACGGCCTCGGCGGCATCGACATCGCGCGCGAGCTCTACGCCGAGCAGGGCCTGATGTTCGTGGGCCCCGTCCACCATGGCCCGAACATCATTCACTCGAAGGTGCCGATCCGCTCCATCGACGACTTCGCGGGCCGCAAGATGCGCCTGCCGGGCGGCATGGTCGCGGAAATCTTCACCGAAATCGGGGCCGAGACCACGGTTCTGCCGGGCTCCGAGATCTTCCCGGCGCTCGAGAAGGGCACGATCGACGTGGCCGATTACGTGGGCCCCGCGGTGAACTACGCGCTCGGCTTCAGCCAGGTCACCGACTACATCGTCATGGGCCCTCCGGGCTTCATGTCGCTCTACCAGCCGGTCGACATCATGGACATCACCGTGGGCATGGATGCGTGGAACGCGCTCTCGCCGCAGATGCAGCAATTCGTCGAGATGGAGACGCATGTCTACTCCGACATGCACCATGCCGCGATCCAGGCCGCCGACCAGGAAGCCTGGGGCAAGTTCGAGGCCGATGGCACCGAGGTCACGCGCCTCAGCCAGGACGACGTGGAACTGATGACCGAAGTGGCCGTGCCGATCTGGTTCGACTACGCCAACCGCGATCCGAATGCGGCGCGGGTCTTCAAGATCCAGCTCGACTACATGATGTCCGGCTCGCTGGGCTACGTGGATCCGGCGCTGACCGACGGTCTGTCGCTCGATATCTGA
- a CDS encoding TRAP transporter small permease subunit yields the protein MPSISFTLPHWLYWVGLIVFPLIAMALAKRPKVVHKQYSVALGYMILVTGGMLGLHRFYLKNLLGFLFIPVFIVILYANGQQQTARTVVSNLANEERVAQRVIEREEERVTQAREDIAGLRTDLAEAEEGSFQQRAAERRVERAERTIEQGQERLDEAQASLTELSAPLEEARANRVFWDNTVGRNALYLLLAMMAIDALLLPMLVRRANANLPVEVETENDRKLREAGIGVMEEDSRFAKNWIDRLCLFAGEFTAYWAVIAVFVYYFEVISRYVFGSPTNWAHEAMYLMFGMQYLIAGSYAMLTEQHVRVDIFYAPLPKKKKAWVDIATSIFFFIFAFTLLATSWIFAMDAIAVPSGNGLISQWARGEIPTGEMLANWNMAQWTDSNIRWGEISFNEWEVPLWPMKWVMVIGALLLVLQGVSKLMKDIQIAMRGEA from the coding sequence ATGCCCAGCATAAGCTTCACGCTTCCGCATTGGCTCTATTGGGTGGGGCTGATCGTCTTCCCGCTGATCGCCATGGCGCTGGCCAAGCGCCCGAAGGTCGTTCACAAGCAGTATTCCGTCGCACTGGGTTACATGATCCTCGTGACGGGTGGCATGCTCGGCCTGCACCGGTTCTATCTGAAGAACCTTTTGGGATTTCTCTTCATCCCGGTCTTCATCGTCATTCTCTATGCCAACGGACAGCAGCAGACCGCGCGCACCGTGGTCTCGAACCTCGCCAACGAGGAACGGGTCGCACAGCGCGTGATCGAGCGCGAAGAGGAGCGGGTCACGCAGGCGCGCGAAGATATCGCCGGGCTGCGCACTGACTTGGCCGAGGCCGAGGAAGGATCCTTCCAGCAGCGCGCCGCAGAGCGCCGGGTCGAGCGCGCCGAGCGCACGATCGAGCAGGGGCAGGAACGACTCGATGAGGCCCAGGCCTCGCTTACGGAGCTGTCCGCCCCGCTGGAGGAAGCCCGCGCGAACCGGGTCTTCTGGGACAACACGGTCGGACGCAATGCGCTTTATCTGCTGCTGGCGATGATGGCGATCGACGCGCTTCTGCTGCCCATGCTGGTGCGCCGCGCCAATGCGAACCTGCCCGTGGAGGTCGAGACCGAAAACGACCGCAAACTGCGCGAGGCGGGCATCGGCGTGATGGAGGAGGACAGCCGCTTCGCCAAGAACTGGATCGACCGGCTGTGTCTGTTCGCGGGCGAATTCACCGCCTATTGGGCCGTGATCGCCGTCTTCGTCTATTATTTCGAGGTGATCTCGCGCTACGTCTTCGGCAGCCCCACCAACTGGGCGCATGAGGCGATGTATCTGATGTTCGGGATGCAATACCTCATCGCGGGCAGCTACGCGATGCTGACCGAGCAGCATGTGCGCGTCGATATCTTCTACGCGCCGCTGCCCAAGAAGAAGAAAGCCTGGGTCGATATCGCGACCTCGATCTTCTTCTTCATCTTCGCCTTCACGCTTCTGGCCACAAGCTGGATCTTCGCGATGGATGCAATCGCCGTGCCCTCGGGCAACGGACTTATCAGCCAGTGGGCGCGCGGGGAGATCCCCACGGGCGAGATGCTGGCCAACTGGAACATGGCCCAATGGACGGACAGCAATATCCGCTGGGGCGAGATTTCCTTCAACGAATGGGAGGTGCCTTTGTGGCCCATGAAATGGGTGATGGTGATCGGAGCATTGCTGCTCGTTCTGCAGGGGGTGTCGAAGCTGATGAAAGACATCCAGATCGCAATGCGGGGGGAGGCCTGA
- the alaS gene encoding alanine--tRNA ligase codes for MPSLNDIRSTFLNYFEKQGHTIVPSSPLVPRNDPTLMFTNSGMVQFKNLFTGVEHRDYTRATTSQKCVRAGGKHNDLDNVGYTARHHTFFEMLGNFSFGDYFKTEAIPFAYELITKEFGIDHKRLLATVYHTDDEAFEIWKKMGIPEDRIIRIATSDNFWQMGPTGPCGPCTEIFYDHGDHIWGGPPGSPEEDGDRFIEIWNIVFMQNEQFEDGSMRALDMQSIDTGMGLERIGALLQGKHDNYDTDLMRALIEASANVTSTEPDGPGNVHHRVIADHLRSTSFLVADGVMPSNDGRGYVLRRIMRRAMRHAHLLGAKDPVMHRLVPALVQKMGGAYPELGRAQALIEETLKLEEQRFQSTLDRGLKLLDDELAKLPEDAALPGEAAFKLYDTYGFPLDLTQDALREKDRKVDTDGFDVAMAEQKAKARAAWTGSGEAADAEIWFDIAEAKGTTDFLGYDTEQAEGQILALVRDGAEVKTASKGESVQIVLNQTPFYAEAGGQVGDTGLITTEAGQARVTDTRKTAGVFIHFAEITEGALASGEAAKLEVDHARRGNIRANHSATHLLNEALRRALGDHVAQRGSLNAPDRLRFDFSHAKALTVDEIEAVEREVNDYIRQNAPVETRIMTPDDARDLGAQALFGEKYGDEVRVVSMGLDPEAQKGTNGDTYSIELCGGTHVGRTGEIGLFTLLGDSASSAGVRRVEALTGQAALDHLRAQDQMVARLAGEMKTSAADLPDRLRALLDERKALQNEVAQLKREIAMGGGASSGGGAEPRDVGGVQFLSQVLSGVSGKDLRPLIDEHKKRLGSGAILLVADADGKAAVAAGVTDDLTGTVSAVDLVKAAVEALGGKGGGGRPDMAQGGAASAENADQAIKAAEAVIGG; via the coding sequence ATGCCCAGCCTGAACGATATCCGCTCCACGTTTCTCAACTATTTCGAGAAGCAGGGGCACACGATTGTGCCCTCCTCGCCGCTCGTGCCGCGCAATGACCCGACGCTCATGTTCACCAATTCTGGCATGGTGCAGTTCAAGAACCTCTTCACCGGGGTCGAGCATCGCGACTACACCCGTGCGACGACCTCGCAGAAATGCGTCCGCGCCGGCGGCAAGCACAACGATCTGGACAATGTGGGCTATACCGCGCGGCACCACACCTTCTTCGAGATGCTCGGCAACTTCTCCTTCGGCGATTACTTCAAGACCGAGGCGATCCCCTTCGCCTACGAGCTGATCACCAAGGAATTCGGCATCGATCACAAGCGCCTGCTGGCCACGGTCTATCACACCGATGACGAGGCCTTCGAGATCTGGAAGAAGATGGGTATCCCCGAGGATCGCATCATCCGCATCGCGACCTCGGACAATTTCTGGCAGATGGGCCCCACGGGTCCCTGCGGCCCCTGCACCGAGATCTTCTACGATCACGGCGATCACATCTGGGGCGGCCCGCCGGGCAGCCCCGAGGAAGATGGCGACCGCTTCATCGAGATCTGGAACATCGTCTTCATGCAGAACGAGCAGTTCGAGGACGGCTCCATGCGCGCGCTCGACATGCAGTCGATCGATACCGGCATGGGGCTGGAACGGATCGGCGCGCTTCTGCAGGGCAAGCACGACAATTACGACACCGACCTGATGCGCGCGCTGATCGAGGCCTCGGCCAATGTCACCTCGACCGAACCGGATGGCCCCGGCAACGTGCACCACCGGGTGATCGCGGACCATCTGCGCTCCACCTCCTTCCTGGTCGCGGATGGGGTGATGCCCTCGAATGACGGACGCGGCTACGTGCTGCGCCGGATCATGCGCCGCGCCATGCGCCACGCGCATCTTCTGGGCGCGAAGGATCCCGTGATGCACCGTCTGGTCCCGGCCCTCGTGCAGAAGATGGGCGGTGCCTACCCCGAGCTGGGCCGTGCGCAGGCGCTGATCGAAGAGACGCTGAAACTCGAGGAGCAGCGCTTCCAGTCGACGCTGGATCGCGGCCTGAAGCTTCTCGATGACGAGTTGGCCAAGCTGCCCGAAGACGCCGCCCTGCCCGGCGAAGCGGCGTTCAAGCTTTACGACACCTACGGCTTCCCGCTGGACCTCACGCAGGATGCGCTGCGCGAAAAGGATCGCAAGGTCGACACCGACGGCTTCGATGTGGCCATGGCCGAACAGAAGGCCAAGGCCCGCGCTGCGTGGACCGGTTCCGGCGAGGCGGCCGATGCCGAGATCTGGTTCGACATCGCCGAAGCCAAGGGCACGACGGATTTCCTGGGCTACGATACCGAGCAAGCCGAGGGTCAGATCCTGGCGCTCGTACGTGATGGCGCCGAGGTGAAGACCGCCAGCAAGGGCGAGAGCGTGCAGATCGTGCTGAACCAGACGCCCTTCTATGCGGAAGCCGGCGGTCAGGTCGGCGATACCGGCCTGATCACGACCGAAGCCGGACAGGCGCGCGTGACCGACACTCGCAAGACCGCCGGTGTGTTCATCCATTTCGCCGAGATCACCGAAGGCGCGCTGGCCTCCGGAGAGGCTGCGAAGCTGGAGGTGGATCATGCACGGCGCGGCAATATCCGCGCGAACCATTCCGCGACGCACCTTCTGAACGAGGCGCTGCGCCGCGCGCTTGGCGATCACGTCGCACAGCGCGGATCGCTCAACGCGCCCGACCGTCTGCGGTTCGACTTCAGCCATGCCAAGGCGCTGACCGTCGATGAGATCGAGGCCGTGGAGCGTGAGGTGAACGATTACATCCGCCAGAACGCCCCCGTCGAGACCCGGATCATGACACCGGACGACGCTCGCGATCTGGGCGCACAGGCTCTCTTCGGCGAGAAATACGGCGACGAGGTCCGCGTCGTGTCGATGGGCCTCGATCCCGAGGCGCAGAAAGGCACGAATGGCGACACCTATTCGATCGAGCTTTGCGGCGGCACCCATGTGGGCCGCACGGGCGAGATTGGCCTGTTCACGCTTCTGGGCGACAGCGCATCCTCGGCGGGTGTCCGCCGCGTGGAAGCGCTGACCGGACAGGCCGCGCTCGATCACCTGCGGGCGCAGGACCAGATGGTGGCGCGCCTCGCGGGCGAGATGAAGACCTCGGCCGCCGACCTGCCCGACCGGCTGCGCGCCCTTCTCGACGAGCGGAAAGCGCTGCAGAACGAAGTGGCTCAATTGAAGCGCGAGATCGCCATGGGCGGCGGCGCCTCCTCTGGCGGCGGGGCCGAGCCGCGCGATGTGGGCGGTGTGCAATTCCTGAGCCAGGTCCTGTCCGGCGTGTCGGGCAAGGACCTGCGCCCGCTCATCGACGAGCACAAGAAGCGCCTCGGCTCGGGCGCGATCCTGCTTGTCGCCGATGCGGACGGCAAGGCCGCCGTGGCCGCAGGCGTGACCGACGATCTGACCGGCACGGTGTCGGCGGTGGACCTGGTGAAGGCCGCGGTCGAAGCGCTTGGCGGCAAGGGCGGCGGTGGACGTCCCGACATGGCCCAGGGCGGTGCCGCCTCGGCCGAGAATGCAGACCAGGCCATCAAGGCGGCGGAAGCCGTGATCGGAGGATAA
- the recA gene encoding recombinase RecA: MADLLSMDSKKTADKQKALDSALAQIERQFGKGSIMKMGGDNAMRDIEATSTGSLGLDIALGIGGLPMGRIIEIYGPESSGKTTLTLHCVAEQQRKGGVCAFVDAEHALDPQYAKKLGVDLDELLISQPDTGEQALEITDTLVRSGAVNMVVVDSVAALTPKSELEGDMGDSNVGVQARLMSQAMRKLTGSISRSNCMVIFINQIRMKIGVMFGSPETTTGGNALKFYSSVRLDIRRIGAIKDRDEVVGNATRVKVVKNKVAPPFKQVEFDIMYGEGISKMGELIDLGVKAGVVEKSGAWYSYGDERIGQGRENAKTFLRENTALALEIEDKIRAAHGLDFDLGKEDDDAVMEG; this comes from the coding sequence ATGGCAGACCTACTCTCCATGGACAGCAAGAAGACCGCGGACAAGCAGAAGGCGCTCGATTCGGCGCTGGCACAGATCGAACGGCAGTTCGGCAAGGGCTCCATCATGAAGATGGGCGGCGACAATGCGATGCGCGACATCGAGGCGACGTCGACGGGCTCTCTCGGGCTCGATATCGCGCTCGGCATCGGCGGCTTGCCGATGGGCCGCATCATCGAGATCTACGGCCCGGAAAGCTCGGGCAAGACCACGCTGACGCTGCATTGCGTGGCCGAGCAGCAGCGCAAGGGCGGCGTCTGCGCCTTCGTCGATGCCGAGCATGCGCTCGATCCGCAATATGCCAAGAAACTGGGCGTCGATCTCGACGAGCTTCTGATCTCGCAGCCCGATACCGGCGAACAGGCGCTTGAGATCACCGATACGCTGGTGCGCTCCGGGGCGGTCAACATGGTGGTGGTCGATTCGGTTGCCGCCCTGACGCCGAAATCCGAACTCGAAGGCGACATGGGCGATTCGAATGTCGGTGTGCAGGCGCGCCTGATGAGCCAGGCGATGCGCAAGCTCACGGGCTCGATCAGCCGCTCGAATTGCATGGTCATCTTCATCAACCAGATCCGGATGAAGATCGGCGTGATGTTTGGCAGCCCCGAGACGACGACGGGCGGCAACGCGCTGAAGTTCTACTCCTCCGTGCGCCTCGACATTCGCCGGATCGGCGCGATCAAGGACCGCGACGAGGTCGTGGGCAACGCGACCCGCGTGAAGGTCGTCAAGAACAAGGTCGCCCCGCCCTTCAAGCAGGTCGAGTTCGACATCATGTATGGCGAAGGCATCTCCAAGATGGGCGAGCTCATCGATCTGGGCGTGAAGGCCGGGGTCGTGGAGAAATCGGGCGCCTGGTATTCTTACGGCGACGAACGGATCGGCCAGGGGCGCGAGAACGCCAAGACCTTCCTGCGTGAAAACACGGCCCTCGCGCTCGAGATCGAGGACAAGATCCGCGCGGCCCATGGGCTCGATTTCGATCTCGGCAAGGAAGACGACGACGCGGTGATGGAGGGCTGA
- a CDS encoding TRAP transporter large permease subunit encodes MGLEIGIGWLTLIMFGTLLVLLMAGLPLAFVTGGLACVFLFILGDERALNIVPSRIFPLMTNYQLSAIPLFIFMAAMLERAGIINDMFDVIYKVLGGVKGGLAAATILASTVLAAMVGVIGAAVVTMGIIALPAMLNRGYDPKIAMGSIMAGGTLGILIPPSILAIIYAVVAEQSVGELFIGAVIPGLLLSGMYIVYVLVRSFINPQVGPPIPVEERISTAEKIKLLGNMSAPIVLIALVLGVIFSGVATPVEAAGIGTFGAFIVAAIHRKLDWQTVREASLTTLKASAMVIWIMFGATIFVGLYVLEGGQQFVQDSLAATGLGPWGIVILMQVLLVVLGMFLDWVGILLLCVPIFVPIVKALGAAAFGLDDPNDLVLWFGVLYLVNMQMSFLSPPFGYALFYLRGVAPPEIPMTDIFKAALPFLALQIVGLVICMLFPQVVIWLPNIVYGP; translated from the coding sequence ATGGGACTTGAGATCGGTATCGGGTGGCTCACCCTGATCATGTTCGGCACGCTTCTGGTGCTTCTGATGGCGGGCCTGCCTTTGGCCTTCGTCACCGGTGGCCTGGCTTGCGTGTTCCTCTTCATCCTGGGCGACGAGCGCGCCCTCAACATCGTGCCGTCACGTATCTTCCCGCTGATGACGAACTATCAGCTCTCGGCCATTCCACTCTTCATATTCATGGCCGCGATGCTCGAAAGGGCGGGGATCATCAACGACATGTTCGACGTGATCTACAAGGTCCTGGGCGGCGTGAAGGGTGGCCTCGCGGCCGCGACGATCCTCGCCTCCACGGTCCTTGCGGCCATGGTGGGCGTGATCGGGGCTGCGGTCGTGACCATGGGCATCATCGCGCTGCCGGCGATGCTCAACCGCGGCTATGATCCGAAGATCGCCATGGGTTCGATCATGGCAGGCGGCACGCTGGGCATCCTGATCCCGCCCTCGATCCTCGCCATCATCTACGCGGTGGTGGCCGAGCAATCGGTGGGTGAGCTCTTCATCGGCGCGGTCATTCCGGGCCTTCTGCTGTCGGGCATGTACATCGTCTACGTGCTGGTGCGCAGCTTCATCAACCCGCAAGTCGGCCCGCCGATCCCGGTCGAGGAGCGCATCTCGACGGCCGAGAAAATCAAGCTGCTGGGCAACATGTCCGCGCCCATCGTGCTGATCGCGCTGGTGCTGGGCGTCATCTTCTCGGGCGTGGCCACGCCCGTGGAAGCGGCGGGCATCGGCACGTTCGGCGCCTTCATCGTGGCGGCCATTCACCGCAAGCTTGACTGGCAGACGGTGCGCGAGGCGTCGCTGACGACGCTGAAGGCCTCGGCCATGGTGATCTGGATCATGTTCGGCGCGACGATCTTCGTGGGCCTCTACGTGCTCGAAGGCGGTCAGCAATTCGTGCAGGACAGCCTGGCCGCGACGGGTCTTGGCCCCTGGGGCATCGTGATCCTGATGCAGGTGCTGCTGGTGGTCCTGGGCATGTTCCTCGACTGGGTGGGCATCCTTCTGCTCTGCGTGCCGATCTTCGTGCCGATCGTGAAGGCGCTGGGGGCTGCGGCCTTCGGGCTCGACGATCCCAACGATCTGGTGCTGTGGTTCGGGGTTCTTTACCTTGTGAACATGCAGATGAGCTTCCTGTCGCCGCCCTTCGGCTACGCGCTCTTCTACCTGCGGGGCGTGGCACCGCCGGAGATCCCGATGACGGACATCTTCAAGGCCGCACTGCCCTTCCTGGCGCTTCAGATCGTCGGTCTGGTGATCTGCATGCTGTTCCCGCAAGTGGTGATATGGCTACCCAACATTGTCTACGGGCCATAG
- a CDS encoding DUF6639 family protein codes for MPVLLCASVAAAEAQRCDNGVVATVDVPPPLAARICNAADAALSLYEACDLSLSGPVVITVTDRIEPSCFGVFHCGEARIELLTPDAMGEALRDESVFAHVPPERFFDSVVVHELTHALYDQVECPFPSCMATAEYMAYSYQIESLTPEDRAPIMAAEGADKHVPRDMINPFIVMMAPDRFASAAWRHLQQRDDICAWRQGIMSGTILFDHETP; via the coding sequence ATGCCTGTGCTGCTCTGTGCAAGCGTCGCCGCAGCAGAGGCGCAGCGTTGCGACAATGGCGTCGTCGCAACTGTCGACGTGCCGCCCCCTCTGGCCGCCCGGATTTGCAATGCGGCGGATGCGGCGCTGTCGCTCTACGAAGCCTGCGATCTGTCGCTGTCCGGGCCGGTGGTCATCACCGTCACGGACCGGATCGAGCCGTCCTGTTTCGGCGTGTTCCATTGCGGCGAGGCGCGGATCGAGCTTCTGACGCCCGATGCGATGGGGGAGGCGCTGCGCGATGAAAGCGTCTTTGCCCATGTGCCGCCCGAGCGGTTTTTCGACAGCGTCGTGGTGCATGAACTGACCCACGCGCTTTACGATCAGGTCGAATGCCCGTTCCCGAGCTGCATGGCGACGGCGGAATACATGGCCTACAGCTACCAGATCGAAAGTCTGACGCCGGAAGATCGCGCGCCGATCATGGCCGCCGAGGGCGCGGACAAGCACGTGCCGCGCGACATGATAAATCCGTTCATCGTGATGATGGCGCCCGACCGGTTCGCAAGCGCTGCCTGGCGGCATCTGCAGCAGCGCGACGATATCTGCGCTTGGCGGCAGGGGATCATGTCAGGCACGATCCTGTTCGATCATGAAACCCCTTGA
- a CDS encoding DUF1330 domain-containing protein produces the protein MPALWIAHVHVTDADAYGQYAKLAGPAIAAHGGEFMARGGAYIVLEGNKTADGQDRERHVVARFPSLEAAEACYRSDAYQEALSHAKGASDRDLILVELPEA, from the coding sequence ATGCCCGCACTCTGGATCGCCCATGTGCATGTGACGGATGCCGACGCCTACGGCCAATACGCCAAGCTGGCAGGCCCGGCCATCGCCGCCCATGGCGGTGAGTTCATGGCCCGCGGCGGCGCCTATATCGTGCTCGAAGGCAACAAGACCGCAGACGGTCAGGACCGCGAGCGCCATGTGGTGGCGCGTTTCCCGTCGCTCGAGGCGGCGGAGGCCTGCTACCGGTCGGACGCCTACCAGGAAGCGCTGAGCCACGCGAAGGGCGCCTCCGACCGCGACCTGATCCTTGTGGAATTGCCCGAAGCCTAG
- the typA gene encoding translational GTPase TypA: MDLRNVAIIAHVDHGKTTLVDELLKQSGAFRENQQVAERAMDSNDLERERGITILAKATSVEWKDSRINIVDTPGHADFGGEVERILSMVDGVVLLVDAAEGPMPQTKFVTSKALALGLRPIVVLNKVDKPDAEPDRALDEVFDLFASLGANDDQLDFPHLYASGRSGWADAELDGPRKDLTALFQLIVNHVPRPKQQKRQDEDFRMLATTLGADAFVGRILTGRVETGKLKVGATVQALSRVGQKIEQFRVTKIQAFRGLGQQDIEEAVAGDIVSIAGMSKATVSDTICALAVDEPLDAQPIDPPTITVTFGINDSPLAGRDGKKVQSRVIRERLMKEAESNVAIKIKDTPGGEAFEVSGRGELQMGVLIENMRREGFELSISRPQVIMRDGENGLEEPVEEATIDVDDDYSGAVIEKLTGARKGELVEMKPAGAGKTRIVAHVPSRGLIGYHGEFLTDTRGTGVLNRVFHGWTPHKGPIPGRRAGVLISMENGEAVAYALWNLEERGKMFIGAQAKVYEGMIIGEHSRENDLEVNPLKGKKLTNVRASGTDDAVRLTPPVILNLEEAIAYINDDELVEVTPNAVRLRKRFLDPHERKRQSRTS, from the coding sequence ATGGACCTGCGCAACGTCGCAATCATCGCTCACGTGGACCACGGCAAGACAACCCTGGTGGACGAGCTTCTCAAGCAATCCGGCGCTTTCCGCGAAAATCAGCAGGTGGCCGAGCGGGCGATGGATAGCAACGACCTCGAACGCGAACGCGGCATCACCATCCTCGCCAAGGCCACCTCGGTCGAGTGGAAGGACAGCCGCATCAACATCGTGGACACGCCCGGACACGCCGATTTCGGCGGCGAGGTGGAGCGCATCCTGTCGATGGTGGACGGTGTTGTCCTCTTGGTCGATGCCGCCGAAGGTCCGATGCCGCAGACGAAATTCGTGACCTCCAAGGCGCTGGCGCTCGGCCTGCGTCCCATCGTGGTGCTGAACAAGGTCGACAAGCCCGACGCCGAGCCCGACCGCGCGCTCGATGAGGTGTTCGATCTCTTCGCAAGCCTCGGTGCCAATGACGATCAGCTCGATTTCCCGCATCTCTACGCCTCGGGTCGGTCCGGCTGGGCCGATGCGGAGCTTGATGGCCCGCGCAAGGACCTCACGGCGCTGTTCCAGCTGATCGTGAACCACGTGCCGCGCCCCAAGCAGCAGAAGCGCCAGGACGAGGACTTCCGCATGCTGGCGACCACGCTCGGCGCCGATGCTTTCGTGGGACGGATCCTGACGGGCCGGGTGGAGACGGGCAAGCTGAAGGTCGGTGCGACGGTGCAGGCGCTCAGCCGCGTCGGTCAGAAGATCGAGCAGTTCCGCGTCACCAAGATCCAGGCCTTCCGGGGTCTCGGCCAGCAGGACATCGAGGAAGCGGTCGCGGGCGACATCGTCTCCATCGCGGGCATGTCGAAGGCCACCGTGTCGGACACGATCTGCGCGCTTGCGGTGGACGAGCCGCTCGATGCGCAACCCATCGATCCGCCGACCATCACCGTGACCTTCGGCATCAATGACAGCCCGCTGGCGGGCCGCGACGGCAAGAAGGTGCAGTCGCGTGTCATTCGCGAACGCCTGATGAAAGAGGCCGAGTCCAACGTCGCCATCAAGATCAAGGACACGCCCGGCGGCGAGGCCTTCGAGGTGTCTGGCCGCGGCGAATTGCAGATGGGCGTTCTGATCGAGAACATGCGCCGCGAAGGGTTCGAGCTGTCGATCTCGCGCCCGCAGGTGATCATGCGCGACGGCGAGAACGGCCTCGAGGAGCCGGTCGAGGAAGCCACGATCGACGTCGACGACGATTATTCCGGTGCGGTGATCGAGAAGCTCACCGGCGCGCGCAAGGGCGAGCTCGTGGAGATGAAGCCCGCTGGGGCCGGCAAGACCCGCATCGTGGCGCATGTGCCCTCGCGCGGCCTGATCGGCTATCACGGCGAATTCCTGACCGATACGCGTGGCACCGGCGTTCTGAACCGCGTCTTCCATGGCTGGACGCCCCACAAGGGCCCGATCCCGGGTCGGCGCGCGGGTGTTCTGATCTCGATGGAGAACGGCGAGGCAGTGGCCTATGCGCTGTGGAACCTCGAGGAGCGCGGCAAGATGTTCATCGGCGCGCAGGCCAAGGTCTATGAGGGCATGATCATCGGCGAGCATAGCCGCGAGAACGACCTCGAGGTGAACCCGCTCAAGGGCAAGAAGCTCACGAACGTGCGCGCGTCGGGTACGGATGATGCGGTGCGTCTGACCCCGCCCGTGATCCTGAACCTCGAAGAGGCCATCGCCTATATCAACGATGACGAACTCGTCGAGGTGACGCCGAACGCCGTGCGTCTGCGCAAGCGCTTCCTCGATCCGCATGAGCGCAAGCGCCAGTCGCGCACGTCCTGA